The Neofelis nebulosa isolate mNeoNeb1 chromosome 16, mNeoNeb1.pri, whole genome shotgun sequence genome includes a window with the following:
- the VMO1 gene encoding vitelline membrane outer layer protein 1 homolog, translating into MDQGASAKLLLLLWAICYGHATADPLSGYTSVIEAANGGPWGDWAWPEMCPDGFFASGFSLKVEPPQGIPGDDTALNGIRLHCSRGNAERNTQVVQSQSGRWGAWSEPQWCPGGGFLVAFSLRAEAPMAPGDNTAANNLRFRCSDGTELEGPGLAWGDFGEWSKACPKGVCGLQTKVERPRGLRDDTALNDVRFFCCRS; encoded by the exons TACGGACATGCAACAGCCGACCCCCTGAGCGGCTACACGTCGGTCATCGAGGCGGCCAACGGGGGACCCTGGGGCGACTGGGCCTGGCCTGAGATGTGTCCCGATGGATTCTTCGCCAGCGGGTTCTCGCTCAAG GTGGAGCCCCCCCAAGGCATTCCTGGCGACGACACTGCTTTGAACGGGATCCGACTGCACTGCTCACGCGGGAACGCGGAGCGCAACACGCAGGTGGTGCAGTCCCAGTCCGGCAG GTGGGGCGCGTGGAGTGAGCCGCAGTGGTGTCCCGGCGGTGGCTTCCTCGTGGCTTTCTCGCTTCGCGCGGAGGCACCCATGGCCCCCGGGGACAACACGGCGGCCAACAACTTGCGCTTCCGCTGCTCCGACGGCACGGAGCTGGAGGGGCCCGGCCTGGCCTGGGGCGACTTTGGAGAATGGAGTAAGGCCTGCCCCAAAGGCGTGTGCGGTTTGCAGACCAAGGTCGAGCGGCCGCGGGGCCTCCGAGACGACACCGCCCTGAACGACGTGCGCTTTTTCTGCTGCCGGAGTTGA
- the TM4SF5 gene encoding transmembrane 4 L6 family member 5 isoform X2, which yields MLRSVFSSAFGMLGAIYCLSVSGVGLRTGPKCLINGQWDYHFKDVPGSYLRNRTLWDACEEPPRVVYWNVTLFSLLVFVSCLELVLCGVQLVNASLGVFCGDCRKKEVGRRGGEPGRGPPGSLAASSPRLSRRAPLAEAPPAALLALGRRRPSPPWNKPLSSRAHARLRLLPMRWGGGGEGGRRPKASRHAWPRGAPLWAPASFLNT from the exons ATGCTGCGCTCCGTCTTCTCCTCGGCCTTCGGGATGCTGGGCGCCATCTACTGCCTCTCGGTGTCGGGAGTCGGGCTCCGAACTGGACCCAAATGCTTAATAAACGGCCAGTGGGACTACCACTTCAAAGACGTCCC AGGCTCCTACTTGCGCAACCGCACGCTGTGGGACGCGTGCGAGGAACCGCCCCGCGTGGTGTACTGGAACGTGACGCTCTTCTCGCTGCTGGTGTTCGTGTCGTGCCTGGAGCTGGTGCTGTGCGGGGTGCAGCTGGTGAACGCCAGCCTCGGCGTCTTCTGCGGCGACTGCAGGAAGAAGGAGGTGGGGCGGCGCGGGGGGGAGCCGGGGCGAGGACCTCCTGGCTCCCTGGCCGCGTCCTCACCCCGTCTTTCCCGCAGGGCGCCGCTTGCTGAGGCCCCACCCGCCGCCCTGCTCGCTCTCGGACGCCGCCGGCCCTCCCCGCCCTGGAATAAACCTCTGAGCTCTCGTGCGCATGCGCGTCTCAGGTTGCTCCCAatgcgctgggggggggggggggaggggggacgacGTCCCAAGGCCTCCAGACACGCCTGGCCTCGGGGCGCTCCTCTGTGGGCCCCCGCAAGTTTTCTTAACACGTAG
- the TM4SF5 gene encoding transmembrane 4 L6 family member 5 isoform X1: MCTGKCARCVGLTLIPLSLLCILANALLLVPGGKTTWTDGHLSLQVWLMAGFIGGGLMVLCPGIAAVRAGGKGCCGAGCCGNRCRMLRSVFSSAFGMLGAIYCLSVSGVGLRTGPKCLINGQWDYHFKDVPGSYLRNRTLWDACEEPPRVVYWNVTLFSLLVFVSCLELVLCGVQLVNASLGVFCGDCRKKEVGRRGGEPGRGPPGSLAASSPRLSRRAPLAEAPPAALLALGRRRPSPPWNKPLSSRAHARLRLLPMRWGGGGEGGRRPKASRHAWPRGAPLWAPASFLNT; encoded by the exons ATGTGCACTGGGAAGTGTGCCCGCTGCGTGGGCCTCACCCTCATCCCCCTGTCCCTGCTCTGCATCCTGGCCAACGCCCTCCTGCTGGTGCCGGGCGGCAAGACCACCTGGACCGACGGCCACCTCAGCCTGCAAGTGTGGCTCATGGCCGGCTTCATCGGCGGGGGCCTGATG GTGCTGTGTCCCGGCATCGCCGCCGTCCGCGCAGGGGGCAAGGGCTGCTGCGGCGCGGGCTGCTGTGGAAATCGTTGCAGG ATGCTGCGCTCCGTCTTCTCCTCGGCCTTCGGGATGCTGGGCGCCATCTACTGCCTCTCGGTGTCGGGAGTCGGGCTCCGAACTGGACCCAAATGCTTAATAAACGGCCAGTGGGACTACCACTTCAAAGACGTCCC AGGCTCCTACTTGCGCAACCGCACGCTGTGGGACGCGTGCGAGGAACCGCCCCGCGTGGTGTACTGGAACGTGACGCTCTTCTCGCTGCTGGTGTTCGTGTCGTGCCTGGAGCTGGTGCTGTGCGGGGTGCAGCTGGTGAACGCCAGCCTCGGCGTCTTCTGCGGCGACTGCAGGAAGAAGGAGGTGGGGCGGCGCGGGGGGGAGCCGGGGCGAGGACCTCCTGGCTCCCTGGCCGCGTCCTCACCCCGTCTTTCCCGCAGGGCGCCGCTTGCTGAGGCCCCACCCGCCGCCCTGCTCGCTCTCGGACGCCGCCGGCCCTCCCCGCCCTGGAATAAACCTCTGAGCTCTCGTGCGCATGCGCGTCTCAGGTTGCTCCCAatgcgctgggggggggggggggaggggggacgacGTCCCAAGGCCTCCAGACACGCCTGGCCTCGGGGCGCTCCTCTGTGGGCCCCCGCAAGTTTTCTTAACACGTAG
- the TM4SF5 gene encoding transmembrane 4 L6 family member 5 isoform X4, whose protein sequence is MCTGKCARCVGLTLIPLSLLCILANALLLVPGGKTTWTDGHLSLQVWLMAGFIGGGLMVLCPGIAAVRAGGKGCCGAGCCGNRCRMLRSVFSSAFGMLGAIYCLSVSGVGLRTGPKCLINGQWDYHFKDVPGSYLRNRTLWDACEEPPRVVYWNVTLFSLLVFVSCLELGAAC, encoded by the exons ATGTGCACTGGGAAGTGTGCCCGCTGCGTGGGCCTCACCCTCATCCCCCTGTCCCTGCTCTGCATCCTGGCCAACGCCCTCCTGCTGGTGCCGGGCGGCAAGACCACCTGGACCGACGGCCACCTCAGCCTGCAAGTGTGGCTCATGGCCGGCTTCATCGGCGGGGGCCTGATG GTGCTGTGTCCCGGCATCGCCGCCGTCCGCGCAGGGGGCAAGGGCTGCTGCGGCGCGGGCTGCTGTGGAAATCGTTGCAGG ATGCTGCGCTCCGTCTTCTCCTCGGCCTTCGGGATGCTGGGCGCCATCTACTGCCTCTCGGTGTCGGGAGTCGGGCTCCGAACTGGACCCAAATGCTTAATAAACGGCCAGTGGGACTACCACTTCAAAGACGTCCC AGGCTCCTACTTGCGCAACCGCACGCTGTGGGACGCGTGCGAGGAACCGCCCCGCGTGGTGTACTGGAACGTGACGCTCTTCTCGCTGCTGGTGTTCGTGTCGTGCCTGGAGCTG GGCGCCGCTTGCTGA
- the TM4SF5 gene encoding transmembrane 4 L6 family member 5 isoform X3, protein MCTGKCARCVGLTLIPLSLLCILANALLLVPGGKTTWTDGHLSLQVWLMAGFIGGGLMVLCPGIAAVRAGGKGCCGAGCCGNRCRMLRSVFSSAFGMLGAIYCLSVSGVGLRTGPKCLINGQWDYHFKDVPGSYLRNRTLWDACEEPPRVVYWNVTLFSLLVFVSCLELVLCGVQLVNASLGVFCGDCRKKEGAAC, encoded by the exons ATGTGCACTGGGAAGTGTGCCCGCTGCGTGGGCCTCACCCTCATCCCCCTGTCCCTGCTCTGCATCCTGGCCAACGCCCTCCTGCTGGTGCCGGGCGGCAAGACCACCTGGACCGACGGCCACCTCAGCCTGCAAGTGTGGCTCATGGCCGGCTTCATCGGCGGGGGCCTGATG GTGCTGTGTCCCGGCATCGCCGCCGTCCGCGCAGGGGGCAAGGGCTGCTGCGGCGCGGGCTGCTGTGGAAATCGTTGCAGG ATGCTGCGCTCCGTCTTCTCCTCGGCCTTCGGGATGCTGGGCGCCATCTACTGCCTCTCGGTGTCGGGAGTCGGGCTCCGAACTGGACCCAAATGCTTAATAAACGGCCAGTGGGACTACCACTTCAAAGACGTCCC AGGCTCCTACTTGCGCAACCGCACGCTGTGGGACGCGTGCGAGGAACCGCCCCGCGTGGTGTACTGGAACGTGACGCTCTTCTCGCTGCTGGTGTTCGTGTCGTGCCTGGAGCTGGTGCTGTGCGGGGTGCAGCTGGTGAACGCCAGCCTCGGCGTCTTCTGCGGCGACTGCAGGAAGAAGGAG GGCGCCGCTTGCTGA